Genomic DNA from Capsicum annuum cultivar UCD-10X-F1 unplaced genomic scaffold, UCD10Xv1.1 ctg43278, whole genome shotgun sequence:
TGGATGGTTTTGTGTCTATTACCAGTTCTTCCTCCTGAGTTGAGACCAATCATTCAGATAGATGGGGGTAAACTAATGAGCTCAGATATTAATGAACTCTATAGAAGAGTTATCTATCGGAACAATACCCTTACCGATCTATTAACAACAAGTAGATCTACGCCAGGAGAATTAGTAATGTGTCAGGAGAAATTAGTACAAGAAGCTGTGGATACACTTCTTGATAATGGAATCTGGGGACAACCAATGAGGGACGGTCATAATAAAGTTTACAAGTCATTTTCTGATGTAATTGAAGGCATAGAGGGAAGATTTTGTGAGACTCTGCTTGGCAAACGAGTTGATTATTCAGGACGTTCTGTCATTGTCGTGGGTCCTTCACTTTCATTACGTCGATGTCGATTGCCTCGTGAAATAGCAATAGAACTTTTCCAGACATTTGTCATTCGTGGTCTAATTAGACAACATCTTGCTTCGAACATAGGAGTTGCTAagagtaaaatttgagaaaaagagcTGATTGTATGGGAAATCCTTCAAGAAGTTATGCAGGGACATCCTGTATTGCTGAATAGAGCACCCACTCTGCATAGATTAGGCATACAGGCATTCCAGCCCGTTTTAGTGGAGGGGCGTGCTATTTGTTTACATCCATTAGTTTGCAAGGGATTCAATGCCAATTTTGATGGAGATCAAATGGCTGTTCATGTACCTTTATCCTTGGAGGCTCAAGTAGAGGCCCGTTTACTTATGTTTTCTCATATGAATCTTTTGTCTCTGGCTATTGGGGATCCCATTTTCGTACCAACGCAAGATATGCTTATTGAACTCTATGTATTAACGAGCGGAAATCATCGAGATATTTGTGTAAATAGATATAATCCATGTAATCGCAGaaactatcaaaatcaaaaaagaagTGACAATAGTTACTATAAGTATACGAAAGAACCATTTTTTTCGAATTCCTATGATGCAATTGGGGCTTATCGGCAGAAATGAATCAATTTAGATAGTCCTTTGTGGCTCCGGTGGCGACTAGATCAACACGTTATTGCTTCAAGAGAAACTCCCATCGAAGTTCACTATGAATCTTTAGGTACTTTTTATGAGATTTATGGACACTATCTAATAGTAAGAAGTCTTAAAAAACAAATCCTTTTTATATACATTCGAACCACTGTTGGTCATATTGCTCTTTATCGAGAAATCAAAGAAGCTATACAGGGGTTTTCTCGAGCCTATTCATATGGTACCTAATGCAATTCTATGATACCGTGGGACTTCGGGGCTCTCTGGTTCAGCTAggtacatagttttggaatttaTACGCAAATCAAGATCGATAAAAGGAAGTTTTACAATCACCAACTCAAACCCATTGTCGAATCCTACTCAGCAGAATATGGAGGTACTTATGGCAGAACGAGCCAATCTGGTCTTTCACAATAAAGCGATAGACGGAACTGCCATGAAACGACTTATTAGTAGATTAATAGAGCACTTCGGAATGGCATATACATCACATATCCTGGATCAAGTAAAAACTCTGGGGTTCCAACAAGCTACTGCTACATCCATTTCATTAGGAATTGATGACCTTTTAACAATACCTTCTAAGGGATGGCTCATTCAAGATGCTGAACAACAAAGTTTGATTTTGGAAAAACACCATCATTATGGGAATGTACACGCGGTAGAAAAATTACGTCAATCCATTGAAATATGGTATGCTACAAGTGAATATTTGCGACAAGAAATGAATCCGAATTTTAGGATGACTGACCTTTTTAATCCAGTTCATATAATGTCTTTCTTGGGAGCTAGAGAAAATGCATCTCAGGTACATCAATTAGTAGGTATGAGAGGATTAATGTCGGATCCTAAAGGACAAATGATTGATTTACCTATTCAAAGCAATTTGCGCGAAGGACTCTCTTTAACAGAATACATCATTTCTTGCTACGAAGCCCGTAAAGGAGTTGTGGATACTGCTGTACGAACATCAGACGCTGGATATCTCACTCGTAGACTTGTTGAAGTAGTTCAACACATAGTTGTCTTTCGAACGGATTGTGGCACCGCCCAGGGTATTTCTGTGAGTCCTCGGAATGGGATGATGTCGGAAAGGATTTTTAGTCAAACATTAATTAGCCGTGTATTAGCAGATGATATATACATGGGTTTGCGATGTATTGCCACTAGAAATCAAGACATTGGCATTGGACTTGTAAATCGATTCATAACCTTTCGGGCACAACCAATCTCTATTCGAATTCCCTTTACTTGTAGGAGTACATCTTGGATTTGTCGATTATGTTATGGCCGGAGTCCTACTGTTGGGGGAAGCTATAGGTATTATTGCAGGTCAATCGATTGGAGAACCGGGTACTCAATTAACATTAAGAACTTTTCATACCGGAGGAGTATTCATGGGGGGTACTGCAGAACATGTGCGAGCCCCAtctaatgtaaaaataaaattcaatgagGATTTGGTTCATCCGACATGTACACATCATGGGCATCCCGCCTTTCTATATTCTATAGACTTGTATGTAACTAT
This window encodes:
- the LOC124892013 gene encoding DNA-directed RNA polymerase subunit beta'-like, with translation MSSDINELYRRVIYRNNTLTDLLTTSRSTPGELVMCQEKLVQEAVDTLLDNGIWGQPMRDGHNKVYKSFSDVIEGIEGRFCETLLGKRVDYSGRSVIVVGPSLSLRRCRLPREIAIELFQTFVIRGLIRQHLASNIGVAKSKI